One genomic region from Sphingobacterium sp. UGAL515B_05 encodes:
- a CDS encoding HlyD family secretion protein, with amino-acid sequence MNKVDNKDKTKGFNKVLVIFASLLLLTGIGVLVRHLLFTNQYVTTNDAQIDQYLTPVASRVSGFIKEVRFEENQYVHRGDTLLIIDASEYQTKVDMANAELQNSQSNAEVISKTARATANSMSVQKARLEAAKVSVWQTQQDYNRFKNLFEAEAATKQQYDNAKAAYDIALAQLHTITEEYNSAQLNTNKEKASELPARANINIKKAAKTNAQLFLSYTIVTAPYDGFVGKRTIQAGQYVKEGQTLANVISEEKWINANFRETQLENLAEGNSVTIQVDAFPKLRFKGKIQSFSPASGSKFAVIPQDNATGNFVKIEQRIPIKIVFDPNQDLKKLRAGMNVVIHAANQS; translated from the coding sequence ATGAATAAAGTAGATAATAAAGACAAAACAAAAGGATTTAATAAAGTGCTCGTCATATTTGCGAGCCTATTGTTATTGACAGGTATTGGTGTCTTAGTCAGACACCTCCTATTTACCAATCAATATGTAACAACAAATGACGCGCAAATCGATCAATACTTGACACCAGTTGCCAGTAGGGTCTCTGGTTTTATCAAGGAGGTGCGATTTGAAGAAAATCAATATGTACATCGGGGCGACACCTTATTAATTATAGATGCCAGTGAGTATCAAACGAAAGTCGATATGGCGAATGCCGAACTCCAAAATAGCCAGAGCAATGCCGAGGTAATCAGCAAAACAGCCCGTGCGACAGCCAATAGCATGTCGGTTCAAAAGGCAAGATTAGAAGCTGCAAAAGTAAGTGTATGGCAGACCCAACAGGATTACAATCGATTCAAGAATTTATTTGAAGCAGAAGCAGCAACCAAACAACAGTACGATAATGCCAAAGCAGCATATGATATAGCATTGGCACAATTGCATACCATAACCGAAGAATATAATTCGGCCCAACTAAACACCAATAAAGAAAAAGCAAGCGAACTACCGGCAAGAGCCAATATCAATATTAAAAAGGCCGCAAAAACAAATGCACAGCTTTTTCTTTCTTACACCATAGTTACCGCACCTTATGATGGCTTCGTTGGAAAACGAACCATCCAAGCAGGACAATATGTAAAGGAAGGCCAGACACTTGCCAATGTCATTAGTGAAGAGAAATGGATCAACGCTAACTTTAGGGAAACTCAACTCGAAAATCTTGCAGAAGGCAACAGTGTTACAATACAGGTGGATGCTTTTCCCAAACTCCGTTTTAAAGGAAAGATCCAGTCATTTTCTCCTGCATCAGGGTCCAAATTTGCCGTGATACCACAAGACAATGCAACCGGAAATTTCGTAAAAATTGAGCAACGGATTCCCATTAAAATTGTATTTGATCCAAATCAGGATCTAAAGAAATTACGTGCCGGCATGAATGTCGTTATCCATGCCGCCAATCAATCCTAA
- a CDS encoding AraC family transcriptional regulator yields the protein MEEEKLAAIDADQYDFFVDHMYVDRIDSREYKHKKARLLYADGGIIHVFTTTKHWYLPARFYMWIPANTTYHLESSSSRIPLYSFYLKERQDMPVVLSRPNIFLSNDLMREMFLFAQDWTGGISKAIDYPKYCLLRAMIAIIPDMSPPIDAFPMQHPYPKSEKLKSVARYLNSNIDQAFTIEQVAVHFGMSSRSLSRLFKEDMGISYIRFLRAIRIAKALELMSENRYSILEIAMRVGYNELSSFSNIFTRVTGIRPSIYMAKINGYKQ from the coding sequence ATGGAGGAAGAAAAACTCGCAGCGATTGACGCTGATCAATATGATTTTTTTGTTGACCACATGTATGTCGATCGTATCGATTCTCGTGAGTACAAACACAAAAAGGCGCGGCTGCTCTATGCTGACGGTGGTATTATTCATGTTTTTACGACAACAAAGCACTGGTATTTGCCCGCAAGGTTTTATATGTGGATTCCAGCAAATACAACCTATCATTTGGAGAGCTCGAGCTCACGTATTCCATTGTACAGTTTTTATCTTAAGGAGAGGCAGGATATGCCGGTTGTACTTTCAAGGCCAAATATATTTTTAAGCAACGATTTGATGCGTGAGATGTTTTTGTTTGCACAAGATTGGACTGGAGGGATCAGCAAGGCGATTGATTATCCGAAGTATTGTTTATTGCGGGCCATGATCGCCATTATACCAGATATGAGTCCACCAATAGACGCTTTTCCGATGCAACATCCTTACCCTAAAAGCGAAAAACTTAAGAGCGTAGCGAGATATCTGAACAGCAATATTGATCAAGCATTTACCATTGAGCAGGTTGCCGTGCATTTTGGTATGAGCAGTCGTTCCCTGTCCAGACTTTTCAAAGAAGATATGGGAATCAGCTATATCCGTTTTTTAAGAGCTATACGCATTGCGAAAGCCTTGGAGCTGATGTCCGAGAATAGATACTCCATTCTCGAAATAGCGATGCGGGTAGGATACAATGAGCTCTCCTCTTTTAGCAATATTTTTACACGTGTAACCGGTATTCGACCGTCAATATATATGGCGAAGATCAACGGATATAAACAATAA